The Chiloscyllium plagiosum isolate BGI_BamShark_2017 chromosome 4, ASM401019v2, whole genome shotgun sequence region AAAGCTTTGCCAAGAACTTGCCAGAATTCGaaataaaatcatgaaaagtCTCATGCATTTTCTTTCTAATCACCACACAGCCCTCTACCCCTATCCCCACCTCTCTCTTGCTGGAAGAAATGGATTTCTTGCTGAAACTCAGTACTATAGGAACAGTCCAGCTATCGTCATCGCATTGTTATTCCCTGTGAGCTGAGAAAGTAAGGGTTGTGAGCCTATTCCGTCATAATGGGTGATAGTGGCATCTTTGCTTAAACCCAACTTACTTCCATACTCAAACACTAACAATAGCTGTCAGAGTGTAATAGTTAGGAACTGAAGGTCATGGCTAACTGTCCTCTCCTAACCCTGGAATACTGCTCTCACTTTCCCCAACAAAGATTATCTAGTTCAGCACTGGGACTGAACCCTACTTAAAGGGCAACTTTCTTCAATATATTTCTGTATCTGTTGTCAACACGTGTCCCTTCTTATGCCCTTGGGACACTTGCAGCACCATCCGTCATAGTTAGTTCACACCAGTAGCCATTCTTCACTGAGCTAGGTGATGaatgtcagcattctgcacattTATGAAAGTTGTCCCAGCCAAACCCAGACTTGACCTCAGATTCATTTCTAGCAAAGGTTACTGGATAGTAATCAGAAATTGGTGAGAGTCTACTTCCCTTTCCTTAAGTATAGGGCACTTAGATCAGTTGCATTAGCATTCTCTCCATTCTATTAATTTGACATAGGCATAGAATCAAATGTTAGTGTTCTCTGGTCTATGATTTGCCATTATGTCAAGGAGTACATTTGCACCCTAATATTGTACAATGAACATATGCAAGGAGCAAATTTTGTAAAATAGGTGTTACTCAATGATGCCTTGAGTATGGCCTGAAGTCCCACTAAATATGTTAAAAGTTTGGAGGTTGTGATTACCTTTTCAGTAATCACTTATCCCATTGGATTTACCTACTTGTTACATGTTGgctttttaaattgtttctttaCTCTTCTGCACTGCAGTCCAGATGAAACCTGCTAGATCTTCCATATTTACCTAGCCTGTTTAAAAGCTTCTAAGTAATATCAATAATTACTTAATTGAGGGTTGAATGATATACATGGACCTTAAACTGAACATCCCCAGTTGTCAGTCATTGGAACTGCATTTCCCAAATTCTTAATTGGCTCGTGAGCGTGATAGTTACTGAAGGTTTCATTGATATGTTCAGTTGATGCTGATGACAGTTAATTATATCCAGGATGTTGGAGTGAACTGGTTTCTCTAGAACCAGGTGTTAAACCGATTGGTATTTATCTTCTCTGCATTTTTGACTTCAGACTCTGAATTCAAGAGATGTGTTATAAAGTTTATACATTTTCTGTACATTAAAATGGAATTCCGGAGTTATTGGGATTTATTGCAGTATTTCCTCAGGCAAAATGTCCATGGTCCACACCATGACTCCCCAGGGCCCTTCCCATAGGAACGCAGAAGCTTTAGTCTTTGCAGGTGTAAATCTCTTCTCTTTGAGTACATTGCTTACACTCCACATAACAACACCAGCGCACTTGGCACTGACAGGGTCGAGTCACTACTCGGCTCTGAGTATTGTGCCCCCGACCACAGCAGATGCTCTCACAGTTCTTGTCCTTATAGCACTTGCGTGTTGCAGTGCCAGGTGAGTACTTGCTGGGCCGGCAGAAACTTGGTGAGTCATCAATATATACCAAATCAGTAGTCCTTGGGATTTGATGCTGTTGGTGATGAGTAGCAGCGATGGCCTTTTTCGGTGGGGTAATCTCTCCTTCGCCAGTCGCTTCATTAGTCGTGCTGCCTACTTTGAGCGAGGTTTCATATTTCAATTTGAGCAATTTGCCAATCTCGTGGAAAGGGGACAGCTGCCTCCAGCAAGTCCGAACAGTACAGGAACCAGAAACACCGTGGCATTTGCAGGTGGTCTCCACACCAGATTTGATAACCTGTAGGGAAGACAGGGATACAGACATCAGTCAACATTAAAAACATACATAACTGGGGACTCAACAGTAAGGATCACATTAGAAGTAAACTTGGTTTCATAGAACTATACATCAGTTGGCCTATTATACCTGTCTAGCTCTTTAACCTACAAGTCCTACTGTCTTTGGTCTTTCTCCACAGCCTATGAAAATCCTGCTTTTCAAAGATTTATCCAATTTActtatagagtcagatgtacagcacagaaacagacctttcgatccaacatCCCACATAtcctaactcaatctagtcccatttgccagcacttggcccatacccctctaaacccttcctattcatatagctatCAGATGCTTTCAAAATACTGCAATTGCAccaacctcaaccacttcctctggcagctcattccatatatgcaccaccctctctgtgaaactgttgccccttaggtctcttttatatctttcccctctcaccctaaacctatgccctctcgttctggactcccccaccccagggaaaagactttgtctatttatattatccatgcccctcatgattttataaacctttcaggtcacccccctcagcctccgatgctccagagaaaacagccccaccctattcagcctcatcttatagctcaactcctccaaccctggcaatatccttggaaatcttttctgaatcctttcaagtttcatagcatccttccgataggaaggagaccagaattgcacacaatatttaaaaaatggcctaactaatgtcctgttcagccacaaatgacctcccaacctctatactcaatactctgatcaataaaggaaagcataccaaatgccttcttcaccatcctatctacttgtgactgtactttcaaggaactatgaacctgcaccacaaggtctctttgttcagcaacactccctaggaccttaccattaagcgtataagtcctgctgatttgcttttccaaaatgcagcatctcgcatttatctaaattaaactccacctgccactcctcagcccattgccccatttggtcaagatcctggtgtactctgaggtaatcttcttcactctccactccacctccaattttggtgtcatctgcaaacttactaactatacctcttatgttcacatccaaatcattttgttatttatataggtgtaatggacccagcaccgatccttgtagcactccaatggtcacaggcctccagtctgaaaagtaacccttcaccaccaccctctgacttctaacttcaagccagttctgcatcagatggctagtcctccctatattccatgagatctaaccttgctaatcagtctcccatgggaaccttgtcgaacgtcttactgaagtcgatatagatcatgtccacttgctctgccctcatcaagcttctttgttacttcttcaaaagactcaatcaagttcacgAGACATGCTtttccccgcacaaaaccatgctgactatctctaattagtgcttgcctttccaacgTTGTGGTTTCTAAATTTATAATAACTCGGTGTGAAGAAATAACTCTTCATCTCACCATTAGTTCTTTTGTTAATTATATTCAGTGTCTTTTGGTTATTAATCCTTGGCTAATAGAAACAATTTATCTCTGCCCACTCTATCAAAACTAATTTTGAACATCTTGCTACATCTCCTATTAACAGTTATTGACTACAAGAGAACAGTCCCAGCTTTTGTACCCTCTGCaaaataattgaagttcctcGTACCTCCTGTAATTCTGGTAAGCTTCCTCTGAATCTTCTCCAAGGCTttgacatcctttctatagtgtgaTGCCCAGAATTGGATACAATACTCTAACTGTGCTGTAACCTATGATTTATAGAAGTTTACCATAACTTCCTCAGAGAGGTTGTTCTAAAAAAACTacttcatttcaaaatatttatggTAGTAGTTTTTTTGTGAGAATTCTCCCTGAAGTCTACAGTTAATTTAACAGATTATTGGTAGAAGCATAAGTGGTCAGTAATGCCAATTTCTCCAGAACTTccaaatatatttgtaaaagttcATATTGTACTTAGTAGTGAGAAATTTTTAACATCAGGAAATTAAACTTTTGTCAGTCTCAAATATTATTAAGTAGGATGGTTAAAAGAATATTAAAACTCACTCTATGCTGCAACAAGAAAcagttgcatttatttagcatcttTCATAACATTAGGATATCTAACAACACATCACAGCCGAATAGGTTAATTTTGAAACATAGACTCCAACAGAGCAGTTATTCAATACATGGTAATGTCTGAAAGATAGCAGTGAGAGAAACAACTGTTTAGTGACGGCCAATGAGAGAGTAATATTTGTTAAGCTACCTGTGGACATCCTTCTTTTTTGAGTTATGCTACTTGATTTCTTACGTTCATGtaagatttttattttcttaCGTGAAatgagttttgtttctttttaatcctGTCAGCCCAGACTCAAATCAAGTTCATAGAGATGGAAGACCAATGTCAGACTGAAAACATAACCCTACTCATTTTCACAATAGAAAGACAGAGATTCTAAGATGTTTCAATTTCAGGAT contains the following coding sequences:
- the wnt9a gene encoding protein Wnt-9a isoform X2, encoding MCRRDPGVAETLMEAISMSALECQYQFRFERWNCTLEGRYRTSLLRRGFKETAFLYAISSAGLTHALAKACSAGRMERCTCDEAPDLENREAWQWGGCGDNLKYSNKFVKEFMGQKKSNKDLRARVDLHNTNVGVKVIKSGVETTCKCHGVSGSCTVRTCWRQLSPFHEIGKLLKLKYETSLKVGSTTNEATGEGEITPPKKAIAATHHQQHQIPRTTDLVYIDDSPSFCRPSKYSPGTATRKCYKDKNCESICCGRGHNTQSRVVTRPCQCQVRWCCYVECKQCTQREEIYTCKD